A region of the Candidatus Aegiribacteria sp. genome:
CGGAATCGGGGCCTGTCACCGTTTCCATTTACGATCTTGCGGGAAGACTGAGAGCGTTGCCCGTTGATGGAGAAATGGATCCGGGCACTCATGAGGTCGAAGTCTCAGGTTTGCCGTCAGGTTCCTACTACGTAAGGATGACAGCAGGTAACGATATCGTGCGGAGGGCGTTTACTCTGGCCGGGGAGTAAAGCTCTTTCTTTAATTCTTCCTGTTAATTCCCGAAGAGTTCCCTTCCTCTCCCGAATGCCTCAAGGTTCACTTCCAGCGCCTTCGGCGGCACGCGCTCTTCTATCGCCTTTTTCCAGTGGATTTCATCGATGGGCAGGTGGGGTGATACCGCGCCTATAAGTACGACATTCACTACCCTGAGGTTGCCTAGCTCCTCTGCAATCTCCACAGCCGGAACGAGTTTTACCGGAAGATGTTCATTTTCAATAATCGCGTTTACATCCGGATACTCCGCAACGCCTGTGTTAACGGTCATGGGGTTGATTTTCAAATCGCAGGTTACAAGTTTGCCATGGGGAGCAAGGTACGGCAACCATCTTAGCGCTTCCATCTTCTCCATAGAAAGGATCAGATCCGCGCATCCCTTCTCAACAAGCGGGCTGTATATCTTTTCCCCGAAACGGACGTGGCTCGATACACTTCCGCCTCGCTGAGCCATTCCGTGAACTTCGCTTTTCTTGACATCGTTCCGTGCGCGAAGGGCAGCCGCGCAGAGGACTTCGCTGGCAAGAAGAATACCCTGTCCTCCGGTTCCGCATATGATAACATTGGTTACGGATTTCATTGCAGTCCTCCCATATCCTTGGAGATGGCGTCTACAGGGCATACCTGAACACACAGATCGCAGTTGGGCCAGCAGAGAAGGCTGCTGATATCAGGCTTATCGACATCCCAGCTGATAGCGGGGCAGCCCAGTTTCATGCACAGTTTGCAGCCGATGCATTTTTCGGGGTCAAGTATTGCTACACTTTTCTTCTTCGGTCTGTAAGTCATTATGCAGGGTCTCCGTGTAATTATCACGGAGAGTTCATCACGGGCCATTTCTTCTTTGAGAGCTTCTTCCATCTCCGGTAAATCGTGTGGGTCCACTACGCGAATGTATTTCACTCCACAGGCTGCAACCATCTGCTCGAGGTCCAGGATCGGAGCGGGTTCTCCTCGAAGGTTTTTACCGGTTGTGGGGTTTTCCTGCCCTCCGGTCATGGCGGTAAGGCTGTTGTCCAGAATCATTACAGTTCCCGTATTGCCGTTATACACCATATCAATGAGCCCGGTTATTCCCGAATGAACGAATGTTGACTCCCCTATGGCCGCAACCAGTTTTCCCATTTCTTCTCTCCCGGTTGCCTTTTCAATACCGCTGAGCACACCTATTGAGGCCCCCATGCATACAGTTGTCTCCAGAGCGCTGTGGGGGGGCATCAGCCCAAGTGTATAGCAGCCTATATCACCCGTTGAGCTGCCGCCGAGTTTGCTCAGACAGTAAAACGCTCCTCTGTGGGGACATCCCGGACACAGCGCGGGAGGACGGGCCGGGAGTTCGATCTCACTGAAGGTTACCTCTTTTGTCGTGCCCGGATGAACAGCTTTCCTTACGATTTCCGGATTGAGTTCTCCCTCTATCGGGATGATATTCTGTCCATCCGCCCGAATGAGGAACCGCGCCCTGATGTTCTCCTCAAGGTAGGGATCGTTTTCCTCAACGAAGATGATCCTGTCAACCATATTGATGAATTTTTCTATAAGGCTCCAGGGTAGCGGATTGGACATGCCTATCTTCAGTACGCTGG
Encoded here:
- a CDS encoding T9SS type A sorting domain-containing protein produces the protein ESGPVTVSIYDLAGRLRALPVDGEMDPGTHEVEVSGLPSGSYYVRMTAGNDIVRRAFTLAGE
- a CDS encoding indolepyruvate oxidoreductase subunit beta — its product is MKSVTNVIICGTGGQGILLASEVLCAAALRARNDVKKSEVHGMAQRGGSVSSHVRFGEKIYSPLVEKGCADLILSMEKMEALRWLPYLAPHGKLVTCDLKINPMTVNTGVAEYPDVNAIIENEHLPVKLVPAVEIAEELGNLRVVNVVLIGAVSPHLPIDEIHWKKAIEERVPPKALEVNLEAFGRGRELFGN
- the iorA gene encoding indolepyruvate ferredoxin oxidoreductase subunit alpha; the encoded protein is MRKKLNTIKEGTLLLSGNEAIARGAWEYGVHFAAAYPGTPSTEILETIGEEYDEIDAQWAPNEKVGMEVIAGASFAGARVLSAMKHVGLNVAADPFFTLSYIGATGGIVIVSADDPGMHSSQNEQDNRLMGKAAKVVILEPSDSQEAKDMVGEGLRISEDFDTPVLLRVTTRICHSKSMVKVGPRKEIPIKGYVGDIKKRVPIPAHARAMHSRVEKRLEDISVWGSECSLNRIEKRDTSLGIITSGISYQYVREVSPEASVLKIGMSNPLPWSLIEKFINMVDRIIFVEENDPYLEENIRARFLIRADGQNIIPIEGELNPEIVRKAVHPGTTKEVTFSEIELPARPPALCPGCPHRGAFYCLSKLGGSSTGDIGCYTLGLMPPHSALETTVCMGASIGVLSGIEKATGREEMGKLVAAIGESTFVHSGITGLIDMVYNGNTGTVMILDNSLTAMTGGQENPTTGKNLRGEPAPILDLEQMVAACGVKYIRVVDPHDLPEMEEALKEEMARDELSVIITRRPCIMTYRPKKKSVAILDPEKCIGCKLCMKLGCPAISWDVDKPDISSLLCWPNCDLCVQVCPVDAISKDMGGLQ